The Dehalococcoidales bacterium region GTCAAGTTCATCCGGCTGTGGTTCTGTGACATCCTGGGAATGCTCAAAAACTTCGCCATCACCGTTGAGGAACTGGAAGGCGCTCTAAAGGAGGGGATGGGCTTTGATGGCTCCTCGATTGAAGGGTTTGCCCGCATTGATGAGAGTGATATGATCGCCCTACCCGACCCCGATACTTTCCAGCTGCTCCCGTGGCGGCCCAAAGAACATGGGGTAGCCCGCATGTTCTGCGATATTATCAAGCCGGACGGTGAACCCTTCGACGGCGACCCCAGGTATATCCTCAAGAAGAACCTGAAGCGCGCCGCCGACCTGGGCTACACCTTCTATGTGGGCCCGGAACTGGAGTACTTTTACTTTCAGGATTCCAGAGGGACGCAGATCCTGGATGAAGGCGGCTACTTTGACATGACCCCCCTGGATGTCGCCACTGACCTGAGACGGGAAACAGTCCTCACCCTGGAAGAGATGGGCATCGGGGTGGAATACTCCCACCATGAGGTTGCCCCCAGTCAGCATGAAATTGATATGAGGTACACTGATGCCCTGACTATGGCGGACAATGTGATGACCTACCGCCTGGTGGTCAAACAGATAGCCCTGACACACGGGGTCTACGCCACCTTCATGCCCAAGCCCATTTTTGGTATCAACGGGAGCGGCATGCATGTCCACCAATCGCTTTTCAAGGGCGAACGCAACGCCTTCTTTGACGAAAAAGATGAGTACCATCTCTCCAAAATAGCCAGGAGTTACATCGCCGGTTTGCTCAAGCACGCCCCGGAAATCACCGCGGTTACCAATCAGTGGATAAATTCCTACAGACGGCTGGTACCCGGTTATGAAGCGCCGGTCTACCTATCCTGGGCACGGCGCAACCGCTCTGACCTCATTCGGGTCCCGGGGTACCGCCCGGGCAGAGAGAAGGCGACCAGAATCGAGTTCCGCTCCCCTGACCCGGCCTGTAACCCCTACCTCACCTTCAGCGTGATGCTGGCTGCCGGACTGGAAGGGATTGAAAAGAACTATACGCCGCCGGCCCCCGTGGAAGAAAACGTCTACGAGATGACCGAAGAGGAGAGAAAGAAAAGGGGAATCGAAACTCTACCCGCCAGCCTGCTCGAAGCCACCCAGCTTACCGAAAAGAGTGACCTGGTACGCAAAGCCCTGGGTGAACATATCTTTAACGCTTTCATCAAAAACAAAAAGATTGAATGGGACCAGTACCGCACTCAGGTAACGGAATACGAGCTTAAGAAATACCTGCCGGTGTTATGAAGTAACACCGGCCAGGCAAATAGCCAGGCAGTTAATTTGAGTTAGTTATCGTACCGCCAGGAGTTTCCTGGCGGTACGACATTATCCAGAGCTTCCGGGCATAACAGGACATTGCCCCTGACCGGCAACCTCAAAGATAACCATACACAGGACTAGCAGAGTGCAACGCATTATCTTTCGCTCAAGAAGTGAAACGAATCGTTCTCCCATAAAAAGCACGTTACTCGTGTTGTCATTGCGAGGAGTCCGCCTCTGGTGGACGACGTGGCAATCTGGGGGTAAGGGATAATTCCGCCCACCCGGAGCCGTGGCGGCAGCGTAACTATAAGTGTTACTTGGTACTAGCTTCATTAACAAAGATAAACTAGCCCTAGGGAAGAGACAAAAAGAGGGGCTAAAGCCCCTCTTTCGGACTTTGAACAGGTTAACTGTTTACTTGTGCCCGTTCTTCTCCACCCTGACGGCGCAGACCTTGAATTCGGGTATCTTGGAGACGGGGTCGAGGGCGGGATTGGTCAATACATTAGCCGGGCTCTCCCCGAAGTGAAAGTCCATGGAGACCACCCCCACCGGCGAAGCCCCGGTTACCTTAGCCTTAGATACAACTTCTCCCCGGCGTGAGGTAACTTTCACCATATCACCATCGGCAATGCCCAGCGTTGAGGCGTCAGCCGGGTTTATCTCCACCAGCTCCTCGCCCCGCATACGGTTGAGTCCTTTCACCTTCCGGCTCATAGTGCCGGTGTGGTACTGGTAAAGACTCCGCTCGGTGGTCAGCACCAGAGGATACTCAGCGTCAGGCAGTTCCGCGGACGGTTTGTATGACAGAGGCACAAAATGCCCTTTCCCGCGGGTGAAGGTCTGCGTATGCAGGATAGGAGTCCCGGGGTGTTCCGGGGTGGGGCAGGGCCACTGCAACCCGCCCGACTCGATACGGTCGAAGGAAATACCGCCGTAGCTGGGAGTGAGGCTGGCAATCTCTTCCATAATCTGGGGCGGCCCTTCAAAATCAAAACCTTTAGCCCCCATCTTATGCGCTATCTGGCAGGTAATCTGCCAGTCGGGCCTGGAGTCACCCACCGGGTCAACCGCTTTTCTCACCAGCTGCACCCGTCGCTCGGTATTGGTAAAAGTCCCGTCCTTCTCGGCAAAACTGGTCGAGGGCAGCACCACATCAGCCAGTTGCGCCGTCTCCGAGAGGAAAATGTCCTGTACAACCAGGAAGTCCAGCCCTTTCAACATTTCTTTAACGTGATTGGCGTCGGCATCGCTCAATACCGGGTTCTCCCCGATGAGATAAATTGCCTTTAATTTCTCTTTACCGGGCGCCCCGAACATCTCGGTGAGGGTCAGCCCCGGCCTGGCGTCGAGGGTACAGTCCCAAGCCTTCTCAAACTTCTCCTTGACTGCCGGGTCCGCCACTGACTGGTAGCCGGGATAGACATTGGGTAAAGCGCCAAGGTCACAGGCGCCCTGGACATTGTTCTGGCCGCGCAGGGGGTTGACCCCGGCGGAGAGCTTGCCCAGGTTGCCGGTGAGCATCGCCAGGTTAGCCGTTGCCAGCACGTTATCGGTGCCGTGGCTGTGCTGGGTGATGCCCATGGCAAAGAGAATGGCCGACGGCTTGCTGGTGGCGTACATCCGGGCGGCTTCCGCTATCTTTTCCGCGGGCACGCCGGTAATCTGCTCGACCTTATCAAGAGCAAAGTCTTTCAGCGACTCCTTAAAAGCGTCAAAGTTCTCGCAGCGTTCTTCGATAAAGGCTGTGTCCGCCAGTCCTTCGTCAACGATTACCCGCATCATCCCCATGAGCAGGGCGACGTCAGTCCCCGGCCGCTGCCGCAGCCACAGGTCGGCAAAGCGGGTCAGCCCGATTTCACGCGGGTTGGCCACAATCAGCTTGCCACCCTTGAATACAGCCCTCTTCACCTCCACCCCGATTACGGGATGGGTGGCCGTGGTGTTGGTGCCAATCGCCAGGATACAACCGGCATCCCCGATATCATGTATCGAGTTAGTCATGGCGCCGCTGCCGAAAGATGTCACCAGACCGGCCACGGTAGGCGCATGGCAGAGACGGGCGCAGTGGTCGACATCATTAGTGCCCAGTACGGCGCGAGCGAATTTCTGGGCAACATAATTTTCTTCATTGGTAGTCTTGGCGGATGAAATTACGGCGACTTCGCCTTTCTGGTAACTCTTCAGCTTATCAGCTACCATGTCCAGCGCCTCATCCCAGGTCGCCTCCACAAACTGGCCGTCCCGCTTTATCAGGGGAGTGGTCAGACGTTCCGGGTGATGGACAAACTCCTGGATGCCGAAGCGACCCTTCACGCAAGCCTGTCCCCTATTTACATCATTTTCCATCTGAGGCAGTACTTCAATTATCCTGCCCTCCCTGATTTGCAGCTTAAGCTGGCAGCCGACCCCGCAGTAGGGGCAGGTTGTCAGCACTTCACGCTCAGGCAAACCTTCCCATTTCCGGCTCCGCTCCAGGAGCGCTCCGGTAGGACAGACATCAACACACGCTCCGCAGAACTGACACCCCGATTCCTCCAGGGGACGCCCGAAAGCCGTCCCCACCAGAGTCCGGCTGCCCCGCTGGGTAAAGGCGATGGCCCCGGCCCCTCTCACCTCCTGACAGACACGTACGCACCGCCCGCAAAGGATACAGAGATTATAATCCCGATCAAAGAAGGGGTCGTTAGTATACGATGGTTCATTCTTATAGGTGTAGGGTAAGGTTACCTCTTTTATCTCGATGTACTCAGCCACTTCCTGTAGCTCGCAGCGCCGGTTCTTGGGACAAAGCACGCAGCGCTCCGTCACCGTAAAGCTGCGCAAACAGATATCAAACGCCTGGCACTGCCCGCCCGGTTTGTCCCGGCGTTCGCAGAGGAGGCAGGTATGAGGGTGCTCGGTGAGAATGAGTTCCAGAACGCCGCGCCGGAAGTCCTGGAGCTGGGGCGTCTTGGTCCTTATCACCATGCCGTCAGCCACGGGTGTGGTGCATGAGGTGGGGAAACCCCGCATATTCTCAATCTCCACCACGCATAACCGGCAACCGCCGTAAGGAGACAGGGAGGGATGGTAACACAGTGTCGGTACGTAGATACCGGCTTTCTTTATCACTTCCAGTACCGTCATCCCGGTACTGGCTTCAACCGGTTTTTCGTCAATAGTTAAATTAATATTGGCCATATTCACCTATCTCCACGGAAGATTAGATTGCCTCAGTCCGGCAGCCCTCAACGTTCCTCCAGATCACACCGGAGGCAGCGTTTTGTCTCCTCGGTAGCCCTTTCATTATCAAAGCCGAGGACTACCTGAGCAAAACTCTTGAGTCGCTCATCAAGAGGCAGCATCTCCATCGGCGGACGGTACTTCTCCCCTTCAACTTCATCCGTATCCACCGGCGCTATCTCACCCTCAGGCGGCGCCAGCACCTCATCAATAATACCCTCACCACCAAGGTAGCGGTCAATGGATACAGCCGCCTGCCGTCCTGCGGCGATAGCTTCTATCACTGATGCCGGCCCGCTCACGGTGTCACCACCGGCATAGACTCCTTCCCTGGTAGTAAGCATTGTTTCCGGGTCTACTTTAATTCTGCCACCCCTCTCCACCTCCAACCCGTATTTGTCCGGCACCACGGATTCCTGCCCGGTAGCTTTTATCATCAGCGTGTACTCTTCGGTAAACTGGCTGCCCTCAACCGGCACCGGTCTGGCCCGGCCGCTGGCATCCACCTTACCCAGCTCCATGCGGATAAGCTCCACCTTCAGGCGCCCTTCCCCTTTCATTACCCGGGTGGGCGCCGCCAGGTATTGCATCTTTACCCCCTCCTCAAGCGCCTCTTCAATCTCTTCCGCACTGGCCGGCATCTCGAGACGGGTCCGGCGGTAAACAATATTTACCTCTTTAGCGCCCAGGCGTAATGCCGTCCGCGCCGCATCAATAGCCACATTACCTCCCCCCACCACCAGCACCCTGTCCCCGACATCCACCTTCTTCCCCAGGTTGACCTCCCGGAGAAAATCGACGCCGTCAACCACACCGGGAGTATTCTCCCCCTCGATACCCATGGCGGTACCGCGGTGGGCGCCGACGCTGACAAAGACAGACTGATAGCCCTGCCCGAACAAACCATCAAGCGACTCGACGGGACTGTTGGTCTTAATCTCCACGCCCAGATTCTCAATCTCTTTTATCTCGGCATCAAGCACCGCTTCCGGCAGCCGGTACGAAGGTATACCTACCCGCATCATACCGCCCGTTACCGGCAGGGACTCAAACACGGTCACCTGGTGCCCCAGAATGGCCAGATAATATGCCGCCGTCAGACCGGCGGGGCCGGAGCCGACAACCGCCACCCGCTTGCCGGTTGGCTCGGCTTTCCTGGAATTCTTTTTCCATAGTCCGGTATCATGGTCAGCGGCGAAACGCTTCAGTTCCTTGATGGCTATCGCCTCTTCAAGCTGACCGCGGCGGCACTTGGCTTCGCAGAAATGCACGCAGACATAGCCGCACACCGACGGGAAGGGAATCTTCTCACGGATTACCGCTACCGCCTCTCCATATTTGCCCTGACCGATTGCCCGCACATAACGGGGAACATCAATACCGGCCGGGCAGGCATTCTGACAGGGAGATTTGACCAGTCGCTTGCAGACTCCAGCACGGCAGTAGCCTTTCTCAACATGTTCCTCAAACTCTTTACGGAAGTAACGCAGTGTCGTCAGTATCGGATTGGGCGCCGTCTGCCCCAGGCCGCACAGGGCTGTACCCTTGATGAGCTGGGCAAGCTGCTCAAGGCGCTCGATATCGCCCGCCTTACCCTCG contains the following coding sequences:
- a CDS encoding glutamine synthetase family protein, encoding MTEKSREQGKEYVLKTVKDNDVKFIRLWFCDILGMLKNFAITVEELEGALKEGMGFDGSSIEGFARIDESDMIALPDPDTFQLLPWRPKEHGVARMFCDIIKPDGEPFDGDPRYILKKNLKRAADLGYTFYVGPELEYFYFQDSRGTQILDEGGYFDMTPLDVATDLRRETVLTLEEMGIGVEYSHHEVAPSQHEIDMRYTDALTMADNVMTYRLVVKQIALTHGVYATFMPKPIFGINGSGMHVHQSLFKGERNAFFDEKDEYHLSKIARSYIAGLLKHAPEITAVTNQWINSYRRLVPGYEAPVYLSWARRNRSDLIRVPGYRPGREKATRIEFRSPDPACNPYLTFSVMLAAGLEGIEKNYTPPAPVEENVYEMTEEERKKRGIETLPASLLEATQLTEKSDLVRKALGEHIFNAFIKNKKIEWDQYRTQVTEYELKKYLPVL
- the fdhF gene encoding formate dehydrogenase subunit alpha, with protein sequence MANINLTIDEKPVEASTGMTVLEVIKKAGIYVPTLCYHPSLSPYGGCRLCVVEIENMRGFPTSCTTPVADGMVIRTKTPQLQDFRRGVLELILTEHPHTCLLCERRDKPGGQCQAFDICLRSFTVTERCVLCPKNRRCELQEVAEYIEIKEVTLPYTYKNEPSYTNDPFFDRDYNLCILCGRCVRVCQEVRGAGAIAFTQRGSRTLVGTAFGRPLEESGCQFCGACVDVCPTGALLERSRKWEGLPEREVLTTCPYCGVGCQLKLQIREGRIIEVLPQMENDVNRGQACVKGRFGIQEFVHHPERLTTPLIKRDGQFVEATWDEALDMVADKLKSYQKGEVAVISSAKTTNEENYVAQKFARAVLGTNDVDHCARLCHAPTVAGLVTSFGSGAMTNSIHDIGDAGCILAIGTNTTATHPVIGVEVKRAVFKGGKLIVANPREIGLTRFADLWLRQRPGTDVALLMGMMRVIVDEGLADTAFIEERCENFDAFKESLKDFALDKVEQITGVPAEKIAEAARMYATSKPSAILFAMGITQHSHGTDNVLATANLAMLTGNLGKLSAGVNPLRGQNNVQGACDLGALPNVYPGYQSVADPAVKEKFEKAWDCTLDARPGLTLTEMFGAPGKEKLKAIYLIGENPVLSDADANHVKEMLKGLDFLVVQDIFLSETAQLADVVLPSTSFAEKDGTFTNTERRVQLVRKAVDPVGDSRPDWQITCQIAHKMGAKGFDFEGPPQIMEEIASLTPSYGGISFDRIESGGLQWPCPTPEHPGTPILHTQTFTRGKGHFVPLSYKPSAELPDAEYPLVLTTERSLYQYHTGTMSRKVKGLNRMRGEELVEINPADASTLGIADGDMVKVTSRRGEVVSKAKVTGASPVGVVSMDFHFGESPANVLTNPALDPVSKIPEFKVCAVRVEKNGHK
- a CDS encoding FAD-dependent oxidoreductase, with product HGYIYCRAEYPLAIERLNIALDQMRECGLLGDNILGSGFNFEITIKEGAGAFVCGEETALMASIEGKRGMPRPRPPFPAVSGLWGKPTNINNVGTWADVAAILQKGAEWYAGFGTEKSKGTKTFSLAGKVVRTGLIEVPLGIPLSEIIYNIGGGIVNNKQFKAVQTGGPSGGCLPASLLDIPVDYESLAQAGSIVGSGGMVVADEDTCMVDMVRFFLAFVQDESCGKCVPCRVGTRQMLNMLERITRGEGKAGDIERLEQLAQLIKGTALCGLGQTAPNPILTTLRYFRKEFEEHVEKGYCRAGVCKRLVKSPCQNACPAGIDVPRYVRAIGQGKYGEAVAVIREKIPFPSVCGYVCVHFCEAKCRRGQLEEAIAIKELKRFAADHDTGLWKKNSRKAEPTGKRVAVVGSGPAGLTAAYYLAILGHQVTVFESLPVTGGMMRVGIPSYRLPEAVLDAEIKEIENLGVEIKTNSPVESLDGLFGQGYQSVFVSVGAHRGTAMGIEGENTPGVVDGVDFLREVNLGKKVDVGDRVLVVGGGNVAIDAARTALRLGAKEVNIVYRRTRLEMPASAEEIEEALEEGVKMQYLAAPTRVMKGEGRLKVELIRMELGKVDASGRARPVPVEGSQFTEEYTLMIKATGQESVVPDKYGLEVERGGRIKVDPETMLTTREGVYAGGDTVSGPASVIEAIAAGRQAAVSIDRYLGGEGIIDEVLAPPEGEIAPVDTDEVEGEKYRPPMEMLPLDERLKSFAQVVLGFDNERATEETKRCLRCDLEER